The following coding sequences lie in one Spinacia oleracea cultivar Varoflay chromosome 1, BTI_SOV_V1, whole genome shotgun sequence genomic window:
- the LOC110803375 gene encoding uncharacterized protein, translated as MDKVLCWNVRGINRKDKQADVRSMIHSHTIKLCCLLETRVKSTKMGDLYLNIFPNWCFTSNLSHHRNGRIVLAWDPDVFQMNIIHTDSQMIHGFVIPRYSRVGFFVSFIYGFNLATEREPLWATLCTLAGMIHSTWVIMGDFNVVKEIEDRIGSPVRLSDIQPMRNCMAKCQLTEVKTIGRLYTWNNKQDGGIRVFSRIDRVLSNSAWDVMFPNAEALYIPEGTYDHCPMVLSSYPTIHQKKPFRFYNMWTSSDEFIPIVERNWSKYVYGCVMFRIIQKLKWIKHDLKLLNKTSYSNVEATTVQMQAHLAEIQNKLHSDPTNMDLSTAEKNDAASYRKAQDNLLSFLHQMSKVHWLEKGDENTKAFYQSIKQRRKYNTVHSIQNVAGVWVNSSKEVQVAFLDFYRNLFCYKKHNRIPI; from the coding sequence ATGGATAAAGTGCTATGTTGGAATGTAAGGGGGATCAACAGAAAAGATAAACAAGCAGATGTGAGATCAATGATTCATTCTCACACAATAAAACTCTGTTGCCTCCTGGAAACAAGAGTAAAGTCAACCAAAATGGGTGATCTATATCTTAACATTTTCCCAAATTGGTGCTTTACTTCTAATCTAAGTCATCACAGAAATGGTAGAATTGTCCTAGCTTGGGACCCTGATGTGTTTCAGATGAACATTATCCATACGGACAGTCAAATGATTCATGGTTTTGTGATCCCTAGATACTCTAGAGTGGGATTTTTTGTCTCTTTCATTTATGGGTTTAACCTTGCAACTGAGAGAGAACCATTATGGGCCACTTTATGCACTCTGGCTGGCATGATCCACTCTACTTGGGTGATCATGGGTGATTTCAATGTTGTAAAAGAAATAGAAGACAGGATTGGCTCTCCTGTGAGACTGTCAGATATCCAGCCAATGAGAAACTGCATGGCTAAGTGTCAACTTACAGAAGTAAAAACCATAGGCAGACTTTACACATGGAACAACAAACAAGATGGTGGTATTAGGGTGTTCTCTAGAATTGACAGAGTTCTCTCCAACTCTGCATGGGATGTTATGTTCCCCAATGCAGAAGCTTTATACATCCCTGAAGGCACCTATGACCATTGCCCCATGGTTCTGAGTTCCTACCCCACCATACACCAGAAGAAGCCATTCAGATTTTATAACATGTGGACATCATCAGATGAGTTCATACCCATTGTGGAAAGGAACTGGTCAAAATATGTTTATGGTTGTGTGATGTTCAGAATCATTCAGAAGCTGAAATGGATCAAGCATGATCTGAAGCTCCTAAACAAAACTAGTTATAGCAATGTTGAGGCAACCACAGTTCAGATGCAAGCCCATCTGGCTGAGATTCAGAATAAACTTCACTCTGATCCCACCAACATGGATTTATCTACAGCAGAGAAGAATGATGCAGCTTCCTACAGGAAAGCACAAGACAACCTGTTGTCTTTCCTACACCAAATGTCCAAAGTGCATTGGCTTGAAAAGGGAGATGAAAACACCAAAGCCTTTTATCAGAGCATCAAACAAAGAAGAAAATACAATACCGTCCACTCCATTCAAAATGTTGCAGGGGTGTGGGTGAATTCATCTAAGGAGGTCCAAGTTGCTTTCTTGGACTTTTACAGGAATCTTTTTTGCTACAAAAAACACAACAGGATCCCCATCTAG